One window from the genome of Colletotrichum higginsianum IMI 349063 chromosome 12, whole genome shotgun sequence encodes:
- a CDS encoding endoribonuclease L-PSP → MAPNGNAFVINPSAPEPPTQYAHARLAPAGSHRTIYISGIACVHLATGEWPGAKDNGDGTYELDVRVQTAAVLSNIDLIIRKATGGKGSVKNLIDSVVYVVDMKGDYQGINEE, encoded by the coding sequence ATGGCTCCCAACGGCAACGCCTTCGTCATAAACCCCTCCGCTCCGGAGCCACCCACGCAGTACGCCCATGCCCGCCTCGCCCCCGCCGGCTCCCACCGCACCATCTACATCTCGGGCATCGCTTGCGTGCACCTTGCTACGGGTGAGTGGCCGGGCGCAAAAgacaacggcgacggcacaTACGAGCTTGACGTGCGGGTGCAGACTGCAGCGGTGCTGTCCAACATTGACCTCATCATCCGTAAGGCAACAGGCGGCAAGGGCAGCGTCAAGAACCTGATTGATAGTGTTGTATACGTGGTGGACATGAAGGGGGACTACCAGGGCATAAACGAGGAGTGA
- a CDS encoding Fungal specific transcription factor: MQDCWRLGLAASLSVGMGLHTFSSYDALPVDVAEHRKCVFYSVYMMDRQPFADADDEDIDATGIRQRNPLRPSTMAVPFYLLRLRQLSSKIVKSVYSNKRNANMSISEREAIIYSLHRELLDWRHSMPFPLPDTHPQVPHLSSNWYYFNYYMQVAMLYRPSPLFPTLDQARVETLGDAAGKAIREAIMMHRQQRFAYNWLKLLALFTSTLSLTYATTARLENLAVVLRESKAIETLQLAIEPFDT, translated from the exons ATGCAAGACTG CTGGCGGCTTG GCCTTGCTGCAAGTTTATCTGTCGGCATGGGCCTGCACACATTCTCCTCGTATGACGCGCTTCCTGTCGATGTTGCCGAGCATCGGAAGTGTGTCTTTTACTCAGTGTACATGATGGATCG ACAGCCctttgccgacgccgacgacgaagacatcGATGCTACGGGCATTCGCCAGCGTAACCCCCTTCGGCCCTCCACCATGGCAGTCCCCTTCTACCTGCTCCGCCTGCGCCAACTGTCCAGCAAGATTGTCAAATCCGTCTACTCCAACAAACGCAACGCCAACATGTCCATCTCTGAGCGCGAAGCCATCATCTACTCCCTCCACCGCGAACTCCTCGACTGGCGCCACAGCATGCCTTTCCCTTTGCCCGACACGCACCCGCAGGTGCCCCATCTCAGCAGTAACTGGTATTACTTCAACTACTACATGCAGGTCGCTATGCTGtaccgcccgtcgccgctgtTCCCGACACTCGACCAGGCCCGCGTCGAGACGCTGGGTGATGCCGCCGGCAAAGCAATTCGAGAAGCCATTATGATGCACCGACAGCAGCGGTTTGCGTACAACTGGTTGAAGCTGCTGGCGCTCTTCACGTCGACGCTGTCGCTGACCTATGCAACGACGGCAAGGCTGGAGAATCTGGCGGTAGTGTTGAGGGAGAGCAAAGCGATCGAGACGCTGCAGCTTGCGATCGAGCCGTTTGATACATAG
- a CDS encoding chromo domain-containing protein produces MEANKDTQEASPSAKPVESNAKCQKPQQITATTTNLTEKLDGTEKPSHHRYEIDVINDHEKRDDGTILLHVLWRGYPATAATWEDEHQLCREALSAVLDYWAKFPGGRTEALGRDPADAGATWEVQRILQHRKTRGRKPIMQLRVQWQGYPPSEATWEPEAAIKDAVPEMVREYWRYISARK; encoded by the exons ATGGAAGCTAACAAAGACACCCAAGAGGCGAGCCCAAGCGCGAAACCAGTCGAAAGCAACGCCAAATGCCAGAAACCCCAGCAGATTACCGCTACCACCACCAAC CTGACCGAAAAGTTGGACGGCACTGAAAAGCCCTCCCATCACCGGTACGAGATCGACGTCATCAATGACCACGAGAAACGCGATGACGGAACCATCCTCTTACACGTCCTTTGGCGAGGCTACCCTGCTACCGCTGCCACCTGGGAGGACGAGCACCAGCTTTGCCGGGAAGCACTCAGCGCCGTTCTTGACTACTGGGCCAAGTTCCCTGGCGGTAGAACTGAGGCGCTTGGTCGTGACCCTGCCGACGCTGGCGCCACCTGGGAGGTCCAGAGGATCTTACAACACCGCAAGACGAGAGGCCGAAAGCCTATTATGCAACTCCGAGTACAGTGGCAAGGATACCCACCATCCGAAGCCACATGGGAGCCCGAAGCTGCCATCAAGGACGCTGTTCCTGAGATGGTGCGAGAATACTGGCGCTACATCAGCGCCCGCAAATGA